The genomic interval CAGCCTTGTGCGACGAGCGAGGCGAAGGCCGAGCGGCTTTTCGGCTGGATCAGCGCGTCCATGTCCCATGATTTGGTCGGATAGATGTCGAGCGGCGTCGGCGCGACGTTGTAGTCGCCGGCGAGCACGACCGGCAGGTTCTGTTTGATGAGCGTTTTGGCGTGACGCTTCAGCCGCGCGAACCAGGCGAGCTTGTAGTCGAATTTCGGCCCCGGCTGCGGGTTTCCATTCGGCAGATAGATGCTGGTGACGATGACGCCGCGCACGGCGGCTTCGATGTAGCGCGCCTCGTGATCTCCGCGATCGCCGGGCAACTCGGTGCGCGTCAACACCGGCTCGGCATTGCGCGCCAGGATGGCGACGCCGTTCCATATCTTCTGGCCGCGCCACACCGCGCCGTAGCCGGCCTTCTCGATCGCAGTGATCGGGAATTCGGCATCGGTCGCCTTCAATTCCTGGAGCGCGACGACGTCAGGCTTGGCCGCGCGCAGCCAGCGCAACAAATTGGGCAGGCGGCGGTTGATATTGTTGATGTTGAATGTTGCGACCTTCATGGGCGGAGGCGGCGCGCGCTCGATTTCAAGAAGGTCGTCGACGGAATGAGGAAGTAAGCGCGATCAGGTCGGCAGCGGCGGCGGGTTCGTCGACTGCTCCACCGGCGGCGGCGAAGCCGGTTGCGCCGTTGCAGCAGGCTCGGCTGCGGCGGGCGGCGGCACGGCGGCGGCATGATCGAGCGGCTCGGCATTGCCGCCCTTGTAAACGCGCGCATAGCGACGGCCGAGGCTGGTCAGCACCTCATAGCCGATGGTGCCGAAATGATGTGCGAGCTCGTCGACGGTGATGCCTTCGCCGAGCAGCGTCACCATGTGGCCGCGGCGGGCGGCGTTCGGCGGCAGATCGGTGATGTCGATCGCGGTCAGGTCCATCGAGACGCGGCCTGCGACAGGGCAGCGCTTGCCGGCGACGACGACTTCGGCGCCGCGCGTGCCATCATTCGCGCTCGCCGCGCGGAAATAGCCGTCGGCATAGCCTGAGGCGACGATCGCGAGTTTTGTCGGACGGCGTGCGGTCCAGGTGCCGCCATAGCCGACCGTCTCGCCGCGCTCGACGTTGCGGATCTGCACGATGCGCACTTTGAGATCGACCACCGGCTGCATCGGATTGTCGGCTTCCGGCGTCGGATTGACGCCGTAGAGCGCTGCACCCGGCCGCACCATGTCGAACTGGAAGGACGCGCCGAGGAAAACGCCGGAGGAGTTGGCGAGGGCGGCCGGCACGCCGGCGAATTCGCTGGCGATGCTGCGGAAGGCCGCGAGCTGCTTTGCGTTCACGGTGCTGTTGAGCTGCTCGGCTGCGACCAGATGGCTCATGACCAGCGCAATGCCGTGGTCGCCGGCATTGATGCGCGGGATGATCGCCTGCGCTTCCTGAAGTGTCAGCCCCAGCCGGTTCATGCCGGTGTCGACGTGGATTGCCGCGCCGCCGGACCAGCCGGTGCGGCGGCAGAACACGTCCCATTCGGCGAGCTCGTTGAGGTCACCGATCACGGGACGGCAGTCGATCTGGGCGTAGTGCTCGCCGGTGTTCTGAAAGTAGCCGCCGAGCACGTAGATGGTCGCAGTTGGCAGCGCGGCGCGCGCCGCGCGGGCTTCCTCGATATTGGCGACGAAGAAGGTCTTGCAGCCGGCCTTGTTGAGGGCGCGCGCGACCGGCGCGATGCCGCAGCCATAGGCGTCGGCCTTGACCACGGCGGCGCATTCGGCCGGCACCGCGGTCTTCTCCAGCTTGCGCCAGTTGGCGATGATCGCGTCGAGATCGATCGTGAGCACGCCGCCGAAGGCCGCGAGCGCGGCCGCCTGATTGGACTCCGGCGACAACAGATCGGTCTGCGGGATGGTTTTCGGGTCGGACGCGATGTTCATGCCGCCGTTTTACGCGTCGGAGCGGCGGCGTTCAACCCGCGGAACAGGTTAGTAACTCCGATCCGGCAGATGACCGTCATGGTTGAGGTCGCCGAACCGGGTGACCGAGGCGTCGAAGTGCAGCTCGACCGTGCCGGTCGGGCCGTGACGCTGCTTGCCGATGATGACTTCGGCCTTGCCGAGTGCGCGTTCCATGTCGGTCTGCCACTTGGTGTGTTCCTCGGTGCCGGGGCGCGGCTCCTTCATGGCGAGGTAATACTCCTCGCGGAACACGAACATCACGACGTCGGCGTCCTGCTCGATCGATCCGGATTCGCGAAGGTCGGACAGTTGCGGCCGCTTGTCGTCGCGGGACTCGACCTGACGCGAGAGCTGCGACAGCGCGATGATGGGAACGCTGAGCTCCTTGGCGAGGGCCTTGAGGCTCGTGGTGATCTCGGTGATTTCCTGCACGCGGCTGTCGCTGGCGCGCTTGCCCGAGCCCGAGAGCAGCTGGATGTAGTCGATGACGATGAGGTCGAGGCCCTTTTGCCGCTTCAGCCGCCGTGCGCGCGCCATGAGCTGCGCGATCGACAGACCGCCGGTCTCGTCGACATAGAACGGCAGCGACTGTAGCTCGATCGAGACCTCGCGGATCTTCTCGAAGTCGGCCTCGGAGATGCCGCCGCGGCGAATGCTGGAGGAGGGGATGCCGGTACGCTCGGCGACGATACGGGTAGCAAGCTGGTCGGCCGACATTTCGCAGGAGAAGAAGCCGACCACGCCGCCATTCACCGCCTTCATGGTACCGTCGGCCTGCACCTCGCCGACATAGGCCTGCGCGATGTTGTAGGCGATGTTGGTCGCAAGCGAGGTCTTGCCCATGCCCGGGCGGCCGGCGACGATGATCAGGTCGGAGTGCTGCAGGCCGCCCATCTTGGTATCGAGGTCGCGCAAGCCAGTGGAGATGCCCGACAGCTTTCCGTCGCGCTGGAAGGCCTTGGCCGCGAGATCGACGGCGAGGGTCAGCGCCTGCGAGAACTTCTGGAAACCGCCGTCATAGCGGCCGGATTCGGCGAGCTCATACAGCTTGCGCTCGGCGTCCTCGATCTGCGCCCGGGGCGCAAAGTCGACGGGTGCGTCATAGGCGACATTGACCATGTCCTCGCCGATTCCAATGAGGTCGCGGCGCAGGGAGAGGTCGTAGATGGTGCGCCCGTAATCCTGGGCGTTGATGATGGTGGTGGCTTCGGCGGCGAGCCGCGCAAGATATTGCCCGATGGTCATGCCGCCGACGTCGGTATCGGCCGGCAGGAACGTTTTCAGCGTCACCGGCGTCGCGATCTTGCCCATCCGGATCAGGCTGGCGGCAGTCTCGTAGATGGTCTGGTGCAGCGGCTCGAAATAGTGCTTCGCCTCGAGGAAGTCCGAGACCCGGTAGAAGGCGTCGTTATTGACGAGGATGGCACCCAAAAGGCTCTGTTCCGCCTCGATATTGTGCGGCGCGCTCCGGTAGGCGGGAGTTCCCGGGTCGGGCGCGAGTTTGAGGACGGTCGAATCAGTCAGGGCCATGGCGGGAGCGTGCTTAGCAAACTTTTATGGGCTATGCGGGGCGGCGATAAAGCGCCGCCTGCATGCAAAGCGAAAGTGAAAGCTCGCCGCTATCAACCGCTCAGTAAAAAATGGTGGATGATTAGCGGTTGCAGCACGGGCGATGCTTGACGGAATTTTGCGGAATTGGGCCTGGGGCTTGATCCCGCTCAAGCCGCGCCACGGAAAAATCCGGATGCTGTGAACCTTATGTGCCGGCGCGCAGACCTATTTGAAGGCGCGCCGCTGACGTCACCGGCCTGCCTTCGGCTCCGGATCCGGGTTCAGATGAGCAGAAGGTAGACCAGCGCAACCAGGGCAGCGCCGACGCCGGTGGCGATCAGGGCGTAGTCGGTGCGGAGATCGGCCTGCACATCGAAGGAGGTTTGGGTCTTCTTGGTCATGGGCAGAGGTCTAGGACAAAGACGACGCGCCTAATGTGAAGCAGATCACAGACGTCAGTTTTCTTTGGATTTGTTTTAGGCGGGAACAGAAAAGGCGGTCCGGGTGTTGGGTCCGGGCAAAACCGCCAAAGAGGCGAGACAGGCGATGCGGCAGGAACTCCTGATATGGCGAAGCGACGCAGGCAGCCGCCTCTGGCTGTCGGCGCTGGTCGCTGCCATGGAGGAGGCTGCGCAGCCCGAAATCCGCCGCCAGGACGTTCCGGCCGAGACGATTGCGCAGCTTCGCGTGCAGCTCGCCCTTCCGGCTTCGTTGCGGCTCTATCAGGAGCCGCCTTCAAACCTCCGCCACTAGAGCCTTTTCCGTTCCGATGGAATCGGAACGGGGCTCTAGATTCTAGTTTTGACGCGTTTTCTTGACGCGAACCGGCATCCACTTCGCTTGAAAACGCTCTAACCCCTATTCACCCGCGAGCTTCAGCGACGGCTTGCTGCCGCGTTCCAGCCGGCGCAACCGCGCCTCTTCATGGCCGATGTAGTCGCGCGTCACCGGCACCACGCCCTGATGCCTGGTGAGCTGGATCTGGAAGTTCATCATGGCCTGCTTGCGGAACGTCATCTCGCACGCCGCGAGATAGAATTCCCACATCAGTGCGAAGCGCTCGTCATAGAGCTGCACCGCTTCCTCTCGTCGCGCCGCGAAGCGCTCGCGCCATGCCTTCAGCGTCTCGGCATAATGCAGGCGGAGGATCTCGATGTCGCAGACCAGCAGGCCAGCGCGCTCGATCGCGGGCATCACCTCCGACAGCGCCGGGATATAGCCGCCGGGGAAGATGTACTTTGCAATCCAGGGGTTGGTGGTATCCGGCCCCTGCGACCGCCCGATCGAATGCAGCAGCATCACGCCGTTATCGGCGAGCAAATCGGCACCGCGCTGGAAAAAGGTGTCGTAAAACTTCACGCCGACATGCTCGAACATGCCGACCGAGACGATGCGGTCGAACGGGCCGTCGACGTCGCGATAGTCCTGGAGCAAGAACCTGGCTCGTTGCGTCAAGCCCTTCTCGGCGGCGCGCGAGCTTGCGAACTGCAATTGCTCGGTCGAGAGCGTGATGCCGGTGACGTCGGCGCCGGCGATCTCGGCGAGGTAGAGGCCGAGCCCACCCCAGCCCGAGCCAATGTCGAGCACGCGCTGGCCGCGCCTGACCAGGAGCTTTGCGGCAATGTGCCGCTTCTTGGCGAGCTGTGCATCGTCGAGCGAGGCTGCCGGCGTCTCGAAATAAGCGCAGCTATATTGCTTGTCGGCATCGAGGAAGAGAGAATAAAGCCGTGCGTCGAGGTCGTAATGGTGCGCGACATTGTTCTTGGCGCGGGAACGCAAGTTGAATTGCCTCATGCTCCGCGTCAGGTAGCGCAGCCACCACTGCGGCTTTCCCCAGTGCGGCAATACGCCGGGTTGATCCAGCAGGATCGCGAGCGCATCAGCGATAGAGCCGCTCTCGACGACGAACTCGCCGTCCATGAAGGCTTCGCCGAGGCCGAGTTCGGGATTGAGCAGGATCTTGCGCTGCGCGTCCTGGGTGACGAAGCGGACCGCGACCGGCGGGCCGGTACCGTCGCCGCAGGTGAAACTTGCGCCGGTCGCGGTCGTTACCGTCATCGATCCGCGGCGAATGAACCGACTGAGAAAACTCCGCAATAAACGGTCCATCGAACCCACCTTTCGAGCGAACCCGAAAAGATGCGACTAGCCCGGCCGTCTTTCCCGACGCCTCAGAACGGAAGAAGTTCCTATGCATCAGCATCCAGGCGGCGCTCGATGGTCTGCTACTGCGTTGTGTTCAAAGCGGATATTCGCAAATCGCGGGATCACATTGTTGCGTGACGAGCCAGCTTCCATTCACGGCACAATCGGCTAAAAGGTCACCCGCGCCGCCCCGGTTTGCGGGCCGGATTGACGAGAATTCAGTGGAGATGACGGGAATGTCGAGCCGAGCGCTCAGCCTCGCGACGGTGTTGCTTCTGATCGGCTTCGGCGCGGTCGATACCGCACTGGCGCAGGCGCAAAACCTCGAGGCCGGCAAGACGCCGTCCCAGCTCTTCGCCCAGACCTGCAACGCCTGCCACAAGAGCCCGCGCGGTCTGTTGAAGACGGTGGCGCCGGGCTCGCTGCCGAGCTTCCTGCGCCAGCACTACACGACGAGCTCCGACATGGCTGGCGTGCTCTCATCCTATCTCGTGTCCAACGGCGCGACCGACACCCGCTACCAGGCCAAGGACGCCAAGGACTCCAGCAAGGGCGGGAAGGACGGCGCCAAGGAGAAGGAAGCCAATTCCAGCGCAACCCAGCAGTCGCCCGAGCACGCCGGACGTCGCCAGAGGCCGGGCCAGGAGGGTGCGAAGCCCGAGGGTGAGGGCGCTGCTGCGGGTCAGAAGCGCATGGCGCGGCCGAGCGAGGACGGCGCGAAGGAGGGAGCCAAGCCCGAGGGCCAGGCGACCAATGAGCGCGGCCCCGACGGTCGCAAGAAGAAGATGAGCAAGCGCGGCAAGCCGGACGCCGACGAGGCGCCCAAGACCGATGCCTCAAAGACCGATGCTCCGAAGACCGACGCTGCGAAGGACGGTCCGGTAACGACCGAGCCTTCGGCGGCCGACAAGAAGGACGAGCCCAAGACTGAACCCAAGACTGAACCCAAGGGCGAACCCAAGAGCGAGGCTGCCAAGGCCGATGGCTCCGGTGAAAAGCCATCCGGCGACAAATCTTCGGGCGAGAAGCCGGCGACGCAGGAGAGCAAGCCCGACACGGCCGCCAAGCCGGAGAGCAAGCCCGAGAATAAGCCTGAGACGGGCGCGTCGCAGTCGGTCAAAACCGAGCCGGCCAAGACCGAGCCGACCAGCACCGAAAGCCGGCCCGATCCGGCACCGCAGGTCACGCCGGCCCCGCCGGCCGCGGCCAAGCCCGCAGAGGCGCCCTCCGGCAGTGCCGCTAGCTCGGAGCCGACCCCCGCAAGGCCGCAGGAGACGCCGCCTGCGGTGACCGCCACGGCGCCGCCGGCACCGCCTGCGGCCCCAGCCGGGCCGCCGGTCCCGCCGATTTCGCAGTAAAGCGGGTCCACGTGGAACGAAGGCCGCGGCAACGCGGCCTTTTCGATTCTTGACCCGCGTTAGAGCATCCCTCTAGAGTAATGCTCTAGGAGAGATCTATGGCGGCGACGGTTCGTGACGATCTGCTGGCGGCAGGCCTTGCGATCTTCGATCGCGTGGGCTTTGAGGGCGCGACGGTGGCCGCGATCCGGACCCGGGCGCGCGCGTCCAATGGCAGCTTCTTCCACGTCTTCGCATCGAAGCAGGAGCTTGCCGGTGCGTTGTTTATCGAGGTGCTCCGGCACTATCACGCCGCGATCCTCGCCGCGCTCGATCCGGCTCTTGGTGCTGCGGAGGGGATCGACC from Bradyrhizobium arachidis carries:
- a CDS encoding exodeoxyribonuclease III, translating into MKVATFNINNINRRLPNLLRWLRAAKPDVVALQELKATDAEFPITAIEKAGYGAVWRGQKIWNGVAILARNAEPVLTRTELPGDRGDHEARYIEAAVRGVIVTSIYLPNGNPQPGPKFDYKLAWFARLKRHAKTLIKQNLPVVLAGDYNVAPTPLDIYPTKSWDMDALIQPKSRSAFASLVAQGWCDAIRETHPEKRIYTFWDYKRNRWPRDAGLRLDHLLLSPALAPRLAKAGVDKTIRGEDGASDHAPAWAVLRDR
- the alr gene encoding alanine racemase; this translates as MASDPKTIPQTDLLSPESNQAAALAAFGGVLTIDLDAIIANWRKLEKTAVPAECAAVVKADAYGCGIAPVARALNKAGCKTFFVANIEEARAARAALPTATIYVLGGYFQNTGEHYAQIDCRPVIGDLNELAEWDVFCRRTGWSGGAAIHVDTGMNRLGLTLQEAQAIIPRINAGDHGIALVMSHLVAAEQLNSTVNAKQLAAFRSIASEFAGVPAALANSSGVFLGASFQFDMVRPGAALYGVNPTPEADNPMQPVVDLKVRIVQIRNVERGETVGYGGTWTARRPTKLAIVASGYADGYFRAASANDGTRGAEVVVAGKRCPVAGRVSMDLTAIDITDLPPNAARRGHMVTLLGEGITVDELAHHFGTIGYEVLTSLGRRYARVYKGGNAEPLDHAAAVPPPAAAEPAATAQPASPPPVEQSTNPPPLPT
- a CDS encoding replicative DNA helicase — translated: MALTDSTVLKLAPDPGTPAYRSAPHNIEAEQSLLGAILVNNDAFYRVSDFLEAKHYFEPLHQTIYETAASLIRMGKIATPVTLKTFLPADTDVGGMTIGQYLARLAAEATTIINAQDYGRTIYDLSLRRDLIGIGEDMVNVAYDAPVDFAPRAQIEDAERKLYELAESGRYDGGFQKFSQALTLAVDLAAKAFQRDGKLSGISTGLRDLDTKMGGLQHSDLIIVAGRPGMGKTSLATNIAYNIAQAYVGEVQADGTMKAVNGGVVGFFSCEMSADQLATRIVAERTGIPSSSIRRGGISEADFEKIREVSIELQSLPFYVDETGGLSIAQLMARARRLKRQKGLDLIVIDYIQLLSGSGKRASDSRVQEITEITTSLKALAKELSVPIIALSQLSRQVESRDDKRPQLSDLRESGSIEQDADVVMFVFREEYYLAMKEPRPGTEEHTKWQTDMERALGKAEVIIGKQRHGPTGTVELHFDASVTRFGDLNHDGHLPDRSY
- a CDS encoding transcriptional regulator: MRQELLIWRSDAGSRLWLSALVAAMEEAAQPEIRRQDVPAETIAQLRVQLALPASLRLYQEPPSNLRH
- a CDS encoding cyclopropane-fatty-acyl-phospholipid synthase family protein produces the protein MDRLLRSFLSRFIRRGSMTVTTATGASFTCGDGTGPPVAVRFVTQDAQRKILLNPELGLGEAFMDGEFVVESGSIADALAILLDQPGVLPHWGKPQWWLRYLTRSMRQFNLRSRAKNNVAHHYDLDARLYSLFLDADKQYSCAYFETPAASLDDAQLAKKRHIAAKLLVRRGQRVLDIGSGWGGLGLYLAEIAGADVTGITLSTEQLQFASSRAAEKGLTQRARFLLQDYRDVDGPFDRIVSVGMFEHVGVKFYDTFFQRGADLLADNGVMLLHSIGRSQGPDTTNPWIAKYIFPGGYIPALSEVMPAIERAGLLVCDIEILRLHYAETLKAWRERFAARREEAVQLYDERFALMWEFYLAACEMTFRKQAMMNFQIQLTRHQGVVPVTRDYIGHEEARLRRLERGSKPSLKLAGE